The DNA region CCCTTAGATATCTCACTTACACCTTGAATTAAATCAATAAATAAAACTCCTAATCCAACACCTTCAATTATTCCACCAGGAATAAGAAGTTCTTTTTCTTTTGAAATAATTGACCAAATAATAAAAAGTAAACCAAGTGATGGAAGAAAAAGAATTCCAAAAATTGAGAATTTAAAGATATTTGCTAAAATCATAAATGTTCCAGCAAGAAGTAAGATGCTGCCTAAGAACAACTTTCCTAAATCTTTCCTTTCCATATTAAAACCTCCTAAAAATTAGTTTCAAAATAAGAATAAAATGTGACTGGTCATATTTTGAAGTGCCAAAAGTCATATTTAATTCATATGACTTTTTTCTTATTTGATTTATAATTTTGTTAAAGGAGAAAAAGATGAAAGAACTCAATATTTTCAGATATTTTTTAGGAGAGTTTTCAGGAGAAGGAAATAGTGATTGGGGATATTGTAATAAAAGATCAACATATACATACCCATTTAATTTAAGTGGGAATTTTATTAAACTTGAATGGGAACTTTCTTATCCAAGACAAGAGAAAAATCCTCTTGGAGATTTTCTTAGAGGAGTTGGATTTATAAATTTTGATAAAGTTAAAAAGAATTTTGTTTTAACTCTTTTTATGAGTGAAGGTTATATTGAAAAATACACTGGAAACTTTAATCCACTGAATAATGAATTTGAATTTGAACTTAAAGATTCCGCAAATCTTCCTGAGACACTTGAAGCAAAGATTTTAATTAAAATTCTTGATGATGATGAATTTGAAGAGATATATTCTTGGAGAATGAATAAAGAAGAAGATTATAAAACATATCTTAAGGTTCATAATAGAAGAATTAAATAAATTTTAATTTTTAGATTTTCTTATAATAAAGCCTGTATCATCTATAAATATTTCAAAATTGTATCCAGGATATTGAAATGCACCTATTCCATATGCAGTATCAACAAAAGGTAATTTTTCGTAATTTTTCAAAATAAATTCCCAAAAAGAATTATCTTTATTTATTTCATAAATCTCTTGAGGTATGTCTTTCTCTTTTGTAAACCTTCCAGAAAATCTTGTAATTCTAAAATAACTTTCTGCACCCAGCCATCTTAACCATTTATCAAAAACAAGAATTTCACCTTCAATCATCCACTGATCTCCCTTTAAATCAAATACATACTTTTTATTATTTTTTATATCTGTATAAATTATATTTATAATTTCATTATTTTTTACAGCATAAACTTCACCTATTTTTTCTTCATAAGAAAATCTTGAAAATGTTTGAAGTAAAGAAAAAATTAAAACAAAAATAATTGATATTAATAATAAAATAAAGAAAGTCAAAAATGAAGAAATTAAATTTTTAAAACTCTCCTTCTTTTTAAAAAATCTAATAAGTGTTGATATTAAAAAATAAATTGAAATAATAAGAGAAACTAAACCAATTAAACCTATAAAAATTTTAAAGGTATCCATATTTTAATTTTATCAAGATTAAAAGATAAAATAAAAAAAAGGGTGCTAAAGTAGCACCCTCTTTCGTTTAAAACTAACCTTAAATTTATTTATATATTTGAGGAGGAAGGTGAGGTATCAAAATTATCATTGAAAAAATTTCCATTACAATGTGGTCCTCTTCTTGGTCCTTTTCCAAATCCTGGTCCATTAATGAATTTTTCAACAAAATCATCAAGTTTTTCAAGGAACTTTGACTTTTCTTCCTCTGTTATTTTTCCATCATTAACTAATTGATTAACTTTCTCTAAAACAACATCTTTTACAACCTTTACAAGTTCATCTTTTTTAATTCCTTTTGATTCTGCAAATTGAAGAAGAGATTTTCCTTCTTTTACTGCAGTCTTAAATTCATCAAGAGAGAAATTTAGTTTGTTAAGTACATCTTCCATTATCCCTTTTCCATCAAAAAGAAATCTTTTTCCCATTGGAGGTTCAACTGGTGGTGTTCCATTTTTTGGTGGTTCAACTGGTGGTTCTCCCTTTCCTTTTTTAAATGGAGGAGTTTTTGTAATAAAATCTTCTATTCTTTTATCAATATTAGTTAAAAAATTTTCTTTTTCAGTTTGCGTAATTTTTCCATCTTTTAATAGTTGGTCTAACTTTTCTGTAATTACAGATTTAAAAGTTTCAATAAGTTTTTCTTTTGTAATACCTTTATCTTGTGCATAATCAAGAAGTGTTTTTCCTTGATCCCAATAAGTTTTTAATTCATCTTGAGTTAAATTTAATCTTTTTAGAACCTCTTCTATTATTCCAGGTCCCATAATTTTAAAGTGGATCCCTTTAGGGTGATCATTACATTGAAGAACTTCCTCTGCAAAAGTTGTTTTCATTATTGAAAGAGTTGAAGAATTTTTTCCTACTAGAATTGTGTATAATGTACCACCTAAAAAAAGTATTCCTGCAAGAAGCACTACCATTAATATCTTTATTCCTTTCTTCATACAACACCTCCTTTCATATAAGTGTCTGTAATAACTTTAAAAAAATATTGTTAAGGAAATATTAAGGGTTAATATGTTTAAAATTATTTCTCCAAGAAACTTAAACCAATAGAATTTAGCCCTATATGAGATGTAATTGTTGCTCCAAATTTTACAGTTAAAAATGAGCCAAGTTTTACATATTTTATAACTTCATCTTTTAATGTATCAAATTTTTTTAAATAGATATTATTTACAATATTATTAGCAACACCACCAATAAATTCTCCACCCTTGTAATTTTCCTTTAAAAATTTTAAAAAAGTTGAAATTATATAATTTGTTCCCATAATTTTCCCTGAACCATATGGTTCAATTAATCCACCCTTAAGCATTAAAACTGGTTTGAAATTTAGAATTGTACCTAAAAGATATTTTGCTTTTCCTATTCTCCCACCCATTTCAAGTGCTTTAAGATTATCAAGAATAAAAAGAGTTACAACTTTATCTAAAACTTTTTTAACACCTTCAACAATCTCATTGAAATTTTTGCCCTCTTTTTTTAGAAGTGATGCAAAATAAACAACAAGACCTAAAGCTCCAGAAGCATTTTTTGAATCAATTACTGTAATTCTATTATCTTTATCAATTTCATTTTTTGCAAGAACAGCAGAATTATAGGTACCAGAAAGTTTTGAAGATATATGAATTGATATTATTTTTTCAAAATCTTTTAAAAGTTTTTTATAAATTTCAATAAAATCAAGGGGAGTTGGTTGTGATGTTTGGGGAAGTTTTTCACAGGTTTTCATAACTTCATAAAACTCTTCATTTGAAATATCAATTCCTTCTCTATATCTTTTTCCCTTGATTGTTAAATAAAGCGGAACAACTTCTATATCATGTTCCTTTTTTGTATTCTCATCGAAATCCCAAGTTGAATCAGTTACGATTTTTAT from Caldisericia bacterium includes:
- a CDS encoding DegV family protein yields the protein MNIKIVTDSTWDFDENTKKEHDIEVVPLYLTIKGKRYREGIDISNEEFYEVMKTCEKLPQTSQPTPLDFIEIYKKLLKDFEKIISIHISSKLSGTYNSAVLAKNEIDKDNRITVIDSKNASGALGLVVYFASLLKKEGKNFNEIVEGVKKVLDKVVTLFILDNLKALEMGGRIGKAKYLLGTILNFKPVLMLKGGLIEPYGSGKIMGTNYIISTFLKFLKENYKGGEFIGGVANNIVNNIYLKKFDTLKDEVIKYVKLGSFLTVKFGATITSHIGLNSIGLSFLEK